In the genome of Mixta calida, the window TCCGTTTCCAGACGCTTTCGGGACAGCGAGCCGAGCTGGCGATCCCGCGCCTGAGCTGGCTGAATGAAAAAGCGCGTCACCGCGCGGAGGGGGAGGTCAGTCTTTCCAGCTTTACCGGGCAGCACGGTGTGGTGCAGGTGCGGCTCGATCTGCGCGATGAGAATGGCCTGCTGAACAATGGTCGCATCTGGCTGCAGGCGGACGATGTGGACGTTAAACCCTGGCTGGGACAGTGGTTGCGTGACAATACCACGCTGCAGCGCGCCCGGTTCAGCCTGGCGGCCTGGCTGAGCCTGAAAGAGGGTGAAATTTACGACGGCGATGTCTGGCTTAAACAGGGCGGCGCGCACTGGCAGGGCGATAAGCGTCCGCACCGCCTGGAGGTGGATAACCTTGGGCTGCATCTGGCGCGCTGGCGCAGTGGCTGGACCGTTACCGTACCGCAAAACAACCTGCGCACCGACGGCGAACCCTGGCCGAAAGGGCATTTCGCTCTCGCGTGGCAGCCAGCTCAGGGCGACGCGCCCGGACCGGAGAGCGAAGAGGAGCTGCGCGTTCGCGCTACCGGGCTGAATTTACAGCGGCTCGAACCGTTAATCCCGCTTTTTTCCCGCCTTTCGCCGCAGATGCTGGAGAACTGGCGTACCCTGCATCCGCAGGGTGAAATTGATGCGCTGGCGCTAGATGTCCCGCTGCGTCAGCCGGATCAAACCCGTTTTCAGGCGCGCTGGCGTGATATGAGCTGGCAGCATTGGCAGCTGCTGCCCGGCGCGCAGCACGTGACGGGCGCGCTGAATGGCAGCCTGGCCGACGGCCGCCTTGATATTCGCGTTAACGATGCGGTGATGCCTTACGGCACCATGTTCCGCGCGCCGCTGGAGATTGCGCAGGCGAGCGGTACGCTGAGCTGGCAGCACAGCAAAAACGCGCTGGCGCTGCAGGGACGAGATCTTGATATACAGGCCCGATCGCTTTGGGCCAGAGGCGATTTCAGCTACCGTCAGGCAACGGGCCAGGCGCCGCGGCTCGATATTCTGGCCGGGATTAACGTCACTAACGCGGGCGACGCCTGGCGCTATTTCCCTGAGCCGCTGATGGGCACTGGCTTAACCAACTATCTCAGCGGCGCTATCAAAGGCGGGCAGGTTTCCAATGCCACGTTGCTGTTCGCGGGCAACCCGAAACTTTTCCCTTTCCGCCATAACGACGGCATGTTTGAAGTCTGGGTGCCGCTGCGCAACGCCAGCTACGCCTTCCAGCCTGGCTGGCCGTCAATTGATAAGCTTGATATCGATCTCGATTTTGTTAACGACAGCCTGTGGATGAAGGCGCAGCAAGCGATGTTGGGCAAGGTGCAGGCGAACAACGTCAGCGCGGTGATACCAGACTATCTGAAAGAGAAGCTGTTGATTAACGGCGATCTGCGCGGCGAGGCGGCCGATATCCGCGACTATTTCAATCAGACGCCGCTGCGCTCGTCGCTGGGCGCAGCGCTGGATGAACTGCAGCTGGGCGGTCAGACCGGCGGCCACCTGAAGCTGGATATTCCGCTGGACGGCCAGTTGGTTCATGCGCGCGGCGACGTGCAGCTTAAAGATAACTCACTGTTCGTTGCGCCGCTGAATACCCGGCTTACCGGCTTAAACGGCAGCTTTACCTACGACAACGGCAACCTGCGCAGCGATACCCTGGAGGCTAACTGGTTCGGTCAGCCGATCAACGTCGATTTTCATACGGAGGAGCAGCCGCAGTCGTATCAGATTGGCGTTAACCTGGCGGCCGACTGGCAGGTTAACCGACTCTCTCCTTTGCCGGCTGGCGTCAGCCAGCAGCTGAGCGGCAAACTTCCCTGGCAGGGTGACGTGGCGATCACGTTGCCACACGGCGGCGGTGCGAATTACAAAATCAACCTCTCCGGCGATCTAAAAGATGTAAGCAGTCACTTACCTGCGCCGCTCGATAAGATGCGCGGCAGCGCAATGCCGCTGAAAGCAAGCGTGACGGGCGATCTGCGCCATTTCGATCTGGAAGGCGCTGTGGCGAATCATCACCGCTTTAACAGCCGTTGGCTGCTGGGCAAAGCGTTGCGTCTCGATCGCGGCATCTGGCTGAATGATGCGCGCGCCACGCCGACGCTGCCTGAAACGCGCGGCATGATGCTGAACCTGCCGCCGCTTGACGGCGACAGCTGGCTGAAGCTGTTGATGGCGAAAGAGGGCTCGTCACAGAACGAGGCGAAGAAAAAGCCGGGCAAAGAAAGCGTGCCGGCGGAAGGCCTGAGCAAAAACGCGCTGCCGGGGGAAATTACGCTCAGTACGCCCGCGCTTCAGCTGGCGGGCCAGCAGTGGCACGATACTGCGGTTACGCTGCGTCAGCAGATGGCGGGCGGTATGCAGGCCGAGGCGAAAGGGCGCGAAATCAGCGGTAGGCTCGATATGCCTGCCAGCGGACCGTGGCGCGCGCATCTCGCCTGGCTCTATTACAACCCGGTATGGCCAAAAAGCGATGGCGGAGCCTCATCTCCATTACCGCAGCAGAGCGGCGACATCAATTTCGCCAGCTGGCCCGCGCTACAACTGATCTGCGACGACTGTTGGCTGCGTGGTCAGAAGTTTGGCCGCATGCAGGCGAACCTGACGCCGCGCGGGGATACGTTAGCGCTTACTAATGGCGTGGTGGATACCGGCAGTTCGCGCCTGGAGGTCAACGGCGAGTGGGTAAACCGGCCTGACGACCAGCGCACCTCGCTGAAAGGGAAACTGAGCGGCAAGAATATTAACAACGCCACCAACTGGTTTGGCGTCAACACCCCGCTGCGCGACGCCTCTTTTATGCTGGATTACGACCTGCACTGGCGCGCCGCGCCGTGGCAGCCTTCGGAAACTTCATTGAGCGGCGTGCTGAAAACCCACTTCGGCAAGGGACAGATCGCTGACGTCAGCAGTGGCCGGGCCGGACAGCTGCTGCGGCTGGTCAGCTTCGATGCGCTGCTGCGCAAACTGCGTTTCGATTTCAGCGACACTTTTAGCGAAGGGTTCTGGTTCGACTCTATTAACGGCACGGCGTGGATCAAAGATGGCGTCATGCAGACCGATAATCTGCTGGTGGATGGGCTGGAGGCGGATATCGCCATGCAGGGCCAGCTTGACCTGGTGCAGCGGCAGATCGATATGGAGGCGGTGGTGGCGCCGGAAATCTCCGCATCGGTCGGCGTGGCGACCGCTTTTGCGATTAACCCGGTGGTTGGCGCGGCGGTATTCGCCGCCAGTAAAGTGCTCGGCCCGCTGTGGAATAAAATTTCCCTGTTGCGCTATCACATCAGCGGCCCGATAGATAAGCCGGAAATTAATGAGGTATTGCGTAAGCCGCGTGAAAAGAGCGAGAAGTGAATTTGACGCCGCAGGGGAATTACCGCAGGCTATAGCAATAATGTCACACAACGAGTGAGAAACGATGAGTCTGAATCTGGTAAGTGAGCAATTGCTAACTGCGAACAACATCAATCAGCAGGATCTGTTCACCCTGCTTGGGCAGCTTTCAGAACGTCGTCTGGATTATGCCGATCTCTACTTCCAGTCCAGCTATCATGAATCCTGGGTGCTGGAAGACCGCATTATTAAAGATGGCTCCTGGAATATCGACCAGGGCGTCGGCGTGCGCGCCGTCAGCGGCGAAAAAACCGGCTTCGCCTATGCCGATCAAATCACGCTGACTGCGTTGCAGCTAAGCGCACAGGCGGCGCGTAGCATCGTGCGTGAACAGGGCGATGGGCGGGCGCAGGCGCTGGCGGCGGTCAACCATCGCGCGCTTTACCCAATGAACGATCCGCTGCAAAGCCTGGCGCGCGAAGAGAAAATCGCCCTGCTGCACCGGGTGGACAGCGCAGCGCGCGCGGCGGACAAACGCGTGCAGGAAGTGAGCGCCAGCCTGACCGGCGTCTATGAGCTGGTGCTGGTGGCGGCTACCGATGGCACGCTGGCGGCGGACGTGCGTCCGCTGGTGCGGTTGTCGGTCAGCGTATTAGTCGAAGAAGACGGCAAGCGCGAGCGCGGCTCCAGCGGCGGCGGCGGGCGCACCGGCTACGATTTCTTCCTGGCGGATGAAGCGGGCGAAGTGCGCGCGGAGCGCTGGGCGCGCGAAGCGGTGCGCATGGCGCTGGTAAACCTTTCCGCCGTGGCGGCGCCGGCAGGCTCTATCCCGGTGGTGCTGGGCGCAGGCTGGCCGGGTGTGTTGTTGCATGAAGCGGTGGGCCACGGTCTGGAAGGCGACTTCAACCGTCGCGGCACCTCGATGTTCAGCGGTCAGATGGGCAAGCAGGTCGCTTCCGAACTTTGTACGGTCGTGGATGACGGCACCATCAGCGGCCTGCGCGGTTCGCTGGCGATCGATGATGAAGGCGTGCCGGGACAGTACAACGTGCTGATCGAAAACGGCGTGTTGAAAGGCTATATGCAGGATAAGCTTAACGCGCGTCTGATGGGCGTCGCGCCGACCGGCAACGGAAGACGTGAATCCTACGCGCATCTGCCGATGCCGCGCATGACCAATACCTATATGCTGGCCGGACAGTCCACGCCGCAGGAAATTATCGAAAGCGTCGAATATGGCCTCTATGCGCCAAACTTCGGCGGCGGTCAGGTGGATATCACCTCCGGCAAATTTGTCTTCTCAACCTCAGAAGCCTATCTGATTGAGAAGGGCAAGGTAACCCGTCCGGTAAAAGGCGCCACGCTGATTGGTTCCGGTAT includes:
- the yhdP gene encoding AsmA2 domain-containing protein YhdP, whose product is MRQLPRILLLTGAAVIVIVALLVSGLRLVMPHIDRHRDTLLDAVSSATGLKVDAASLQGRWENFGPTLDARQLTVALPDGGSLNIGRVTLALDVWQSLLHARWQFRELTFWQLDLDSRSPLISNDAANHNLKAGQINDLFLRQFDHFDLRDSRIRFQTLSGQRAELAIPRLSWLNEKARHRAEGEVSLSSFTGQHGVVQVRLDLRDENGLLNNGRIWLQADDVDVKPWLGQWLRDNTTLQRARFSLAAWLSLKEGEIYDGDVWLKQGGAHWQGDKRPHRLEVDNLGLHLARWRSGWTVTVPQNNLRTDGEPWPKGHFALAWQPAQGDAPGPESEEELRVRATGLNLQRLEPLIPLFSRLSPQMLENWRTLHPQGEIDALALDVPLRQPDQTRFQARWRDMSWQHWQLLPGAQHVTGALNGSLADGRLDIRVNDAVMPYGTMFRAPLEIAQASGTLSWQHSKNALALQGRDLDIQARSLWARGDFSYRQATGQAPRLDILAGINVTNAGDAWRYFPEPLMGTGLTNYLSGAIKGGQVSNATLLFAGNPKLFPFRHNDGMFEVWVPLRNASYAFQPGWPSIDKLDIDLDFVNDSLWMKAQQAMLGKVQANNVSAVIPDYLKEKLLINGDLRGEAADIRDYFNQTPLRSSLGAALDELQLGGQTGGHLKLDIPLDGQLVHARGDVQLKDNSLFVAPLNTRLTGLNGSFTYDNGNLRSDTLEANWFGQPINVDFHTEEQPQSYQIGVNLAADWQVNRLSPLPAGVSQQLSGKLPWQGDVAITLPHGGGANYKINLSGDLKDVSSHLPAPLDKMRGSAMPLKASVTGDLRHFDLEGAVANHHRFNSRWLLGKALRLDRGIWLNDARATPTLPETRGMMLNLPPLDGDSWLKLLMAKEGSSQNEAKKKPGKESVPAEGLSKNALPGEITLSTPALQLAGQQWHDTAVTLRQQMAGGMQAEAKGREISGRLDMPASGPWRAHLAWLYYNPVWPKSDGGASSPLPQQSGDINFASWPALQLICDDCWLRGQKFGRMQANLTPRGDTLALTNGVVDTGSSRLEVNGEWVNRPDDQRTSLKGKLSGKNINNATNWFGVNTPLRDASFMLDYDLHWRAAPWQPSETSLSGVLKTHFGKGQIADVSSGRAGQLLRLVSFDALLRKLRFDFSDTFSEGFWFDSINGTAWIKDGVMQTDNLLVDGLEADIAMQGQLDLVQRQIDMEAVVAPEISASVGVATAFAINPVVGAAVFAASKVLGPLWNKISLLRYHISGPIDKPEINEVLRKPREKSEK
- the tldD gene encoding metalloprotease TldD; translated protein: MSLNLVSEQLLTANNINQQDLFTLLGQLSERRLDYADLYFQSSYHESWVLEDRIIKDGSWNIDQGVGVRAVSGEKTGFAYADQITLTALQLSAQAARSIVREQGDGRAQALAAVNHRALYPMNDPLQSLAREEKIALLHRVDSAARAADKRVQEVSASLTGVYELVLVAATDGTLAADVRPLVRLSVSVLVEEDGKRERGSSGGGGRTGYDFFLADEAGEVRAERWAREAVRMALVNLSAVAAPAGSIPVVLGAGWPGVLLHEAVGHGLEGDFNRRGTSMFSGQMGKQVASELCTVVDDGTISGLRGSLAIDDEGVPGQYNVLIENGVLKGYMQDKLNARLMGVAPTGNGRRESYAHLPMPRMTNTYMLAGQSTPQEIIESVEYGLYAPNFGGGQVDITSGKFVFSTSEAYLIEKGKVTRPVKGATLIGSGIEAMQQISMVGNDLALDKGVGVCGKEGQSLPVGVGQPTLKLDRLTVGGTA